Sequence from the Nitrospirota bacterium genome:
GCCTTCCCTCCGGGGCATCCTGAACTTCCCGATGCATACAAACATATCGGCCAGCCTGTTATAATACCGGGCGATATGGGCAGGGCGTCTTATGTCCTCATAGGGACTGAAAGAGGAATGGCGGAAGCCTTCGGCTCCACATGCCACGGCGCAGGCAGGCTGATGTCAAGGCATCAGGCGATAAGAAGGGCGAAAGGGCGCTCTATCCGCAGAGAGATGGAAGACATGGGCATAGTCGTAAGGTCTGCCGGGAGGGAGACGCTTGCGGAGGAAATGCCGGAGGCTTACAAGAACGTTTCAAATGTTGTGGACGTAGTGCATAACGCTGGACTTTCAAAAAAGGTCGCGAGGCTCAGGCCGCTCGGTGTGATAAAGGGATAAAGTTAATGAAAAAATTGAAACTCAGGATCGGCAGGATCCCGTACGCAAACCTTTTCCCGATATTCTACTATCTCGAAAAGCAATGCAATCATTCAGCGTACAGATTTGTCAAAGGCGTTCCTTCAAAGGTGAATAAAATGCTGCGCGAGGGCAAACTCGACATCAGCCCTTCATCTTCCATTGAATACCTGCGGAACAAGAACAAATACCTTATCGTGCCCTACTCTTCCATAAGCTCCTCCGGGCCCATCAAAAGCATCCTCCTGTTTTCGAAATACCCGTTAAATGAACTAGGCGGTAAGGCCATTGCGCTGTCATCAGCGTCTGAAACATCCACCGCGCTCTTGAAAATAATCCTGAAAGAATTCCTCTCGCTAAAATGCAAATTCAAACCCACGGACCACCGCAGCGTCAAAAATATCCTGTCGACTTTTTCCGCTGTCCTTCACATAGGCGACACGGCGATGCAGGAAGCGAAGAAGACAGAAAACAGAAGACAGAAGACAGAAGACAGAAAAAAGAAAACAAATAATAGTCTGGCATCTGAGGTCTGTCTTCTGGGTTCTGAGCCGCTTTTCATCTACGACCTTGGAGAGCTGTGGTTTAAATACACGGGACTTCCATTTGTGTTTGCCCTGTGGGTTGTAACGAAAGATGCTGTTGAGGAGAAAAAAGAGCTTATCAAAAAACTCTCCTCGGAATTAAGGAACGCAAAAAAGTACGCAGGTAAAAAATTCCCGCTGATAGCAAAAGACGCCCCTCAAAATAAATGGCTGACGGAAAAAGAACTTATTGACTACTGGAAGACCATCTCCTATGACTTCACTGAAAAACACCTTGAGGGCCTGCGGCTGTTCGAGAAGTACGCATTGAAATTATCCGGCAAGTAACCCAGTTAAACATTCTCCCTCCTATTCTTTACAAACTTAGGGAACTCACTTGAAATGCCGATAAGAGCTTAGGTTTGTCCTTAGGGCTGACTAAGGGTGAGCATATTTACTTGATGAAATATCTCGTAAAAAAATGAGAGAAAGATGAAGTTAGCTCATAAATTGACTATTGGGTTCCTGGCGGTCGCCTTGCTGATATGGACTACCGGTTATTTGATCATTGATATCAGCAGAAAGACACTGGAAGAGCTTTTCGTTGATAACGCCGAATCCCTGTCTAAAGAGATCCTCTCAGCCCTTGAAAAAGAAATTTATAACAAGGTCGAGGTATTCCGCGAATATTCCAGGGACATATTTGTTCCCCGGACGTTGATAAAATCAAACCGCGAGTTTGAGAAGCTCGGAAACATTCAACAATTCCTCGAACAAAAAAATGCGGAGTGGAAAAACACTCCTGAAAATGCTGAAACTCCGTTTATGCGCAGTCTCACAGAAAACGATCTATCGGAGGAATTAAAAGAGAAAACGGAATACTACAGGGAGAGATACGGCCACAATATCTTCAGCGAAGTATTTTTTACGAATAAATACGGGGCTGTTGTCGCCATGACCAATAGAACAGAGGACTACAGGCAGGATGATGAAGAATGGTGGCAGGCCGCAAAGAAGAACGGGCTATATGTTGAAGACGTTAAATATGATAAAAGCGCTAATGATTATTGCATAAGTGTCGGCTTGAGGATTGACGATGAAGACGGCAATTTCCTCGGAGCAATGAAATTCCTGCTGAGCGCCAAACAGATCACAGCCACATTAAATAATTTAAAAACCTATATACAAAATGAGCAGGACAGGCATAATGTGAAAGTCAGGCTTATCACTCATGACAAGAAATTAATTTACTCCTCAGAAAAAGGCGACAGGCTTTTTCAGGATTTTTTTCATTCCTTTAAACCGGGCCTGTTTCAGGAAATACAAAAGACCAGGGCCTTAAGCGCCGAACACGACGGGAGACTGTCCGTGTATATTCAGGCACAGGACTACAAAGACATTAAAGGCCTGGGATGGATATTAATTACGGACTATGACGCGGAGGAAGTATTTGCTCCTGTCATCGAATTGCGGAACAAGATCTCATTTATCTCCCTGAGCATCACACTGTTTGCAGTTGTCCTGGGCGTTTTCATGTCCTCACGCATTACAAAATCAATCCTGAAGCTGCGGGACACCGCGATCAAATTCGGCAAGGGCGAACAGGATGTGAAAATTGACATTAACTCTCACGACGAGATCGGCGAGCTGGCGGACGCCTTCAACCAGATGAGGGAGGACCTGAAGATGACGGCAATGGTGCGGGACAAACTGACTGAAGACCTGCAGGAAGGCGAGGAGAGGCTGCGCTCGGTAATAGAAACTGCCAACGACGCCATCGCGTCTTTTGACAGCGAAGGCAGGGTCATTTTCTGGAATGCGACCGCTGAAAGGATTTTCGGGTACACCACCGATGAGGCCGTGGGCAGGCATATCACAGGCTTCATGTCAAAGCAGTTCCACGACTTCTGTCAAAAAGAACTGGCCCCGGCAGTTGTATTGGAAAACGAGGACATTATCGGCAAGACAGTCGAGATTACCGGTCAAAAAAAAGACGGCCGGGAATTCCCCGCCGAACTCTCCATTGCGATATGGAGGAAGAAAGGGGAAACTTTTTTTACCGCAATATTCAGGGACATAACAGACCGCAAGCATTCGGAAGAATTAATCGGGCTTCAGCTTAACCGCCTCAATGTGCTGCATTCAATTGAGAAAGCGGTCAACTCCAGTATCGACCTGCATTCAACTCTCGACATCCTTACAGACCAGATCACAACGCAATTAGGCATTGACGCCGTTTCGGTTTTACTGCTGAACAAACACACTCAATCGCTTGACCATGTCATCAACAAAGGTTTCCGCTCAAGCGCGCTTAAACACACACATCTCAGACTGGGAGAGGGCAATGCGGGCCGGGCCGCTGTTGAACAGCGCATCATCGGCATCGCAAATCTCGTGCAGGAACCCGACGGCTTTGTGCGGTCAAGGTTGTTTCCCGATGAGAAATTTGTCTCATATTTCGCCGTCCCTCTTATTGCCAAGGGCGATGTAAAAGGCGTATTGGAGTTGTTTTACCGCAGCCAGTTCGATGCCAATCCTGATTGGCTGGATTTTCTCGACACCATTGCCGACCAGGCTGCCATCGCCATTGACCATGCCTCGCTGTTCAATGACCTCCAGCATTCACGCAATGAACTTATACTCGCTTATGACAGCACCATTGTGGGATGGTCCACCGCGCTTGATATGAGGGACAAAGAGACAGAAGGTCATTCACTCAGAGTGACCGATCTGACCACTCGCATAGCTATGGAAATAGGGATAAGCGGAGACGAGCTCGTGCATATCAGAAGGGGAGCCCTCCTGCATGATATCGGGAAGATGGGAATTCCCGACAACATCCTTCTTAAGCCCGGTAAATTAACGGATGAGGAATGGGTAATAATGAAACGCCATCCTCTTTACGCCTATGACATGCTTAGCGGAACAGACTACTTAAGACCGGCCCTCGACATCCCATTATATCATCATGAGAAATGGGACGGATCGGGATACCCCAAGGGCCTGGAAGGCAAGGCCATCCCCCTTGCGGCAAGGATATTCGCGGTAGTTGATGTGTGGGACGCGTTAACGTCAAACCGTCCTTACCGGCCTGCGTGGGCCAAAGAGAAAACCCTCGCATACATCCGCTCACAGGCAGGCACACACTTTGACCCTGAAGTAGTGGAAGTCTTTATGAAAATGGCGTACAATAATTACCCGCAGGAAGAACCGCAGCTTGGGCCGCATGACGGCTTGCTGCCTCCGGCAAGCACAAAGCCTTCTTTATCGCCTTCAACAATATAATCGAATTTCATACCCTCAAGTTTTTCATATGTCTCGGCATCCATAAAAATCTTGAGGCCGTTCTGCTCCACAACCTTATCGCCGCTTTCAGGCGCCTCGACAATATCAATCCCGTATGAGGGGCCGCAGCAGCTGCTGCCTGCCATAAAAAACTTGAGTCCCCAGGTAGCCTTTCCTTCTGTAATCAGAATCTCCTTTGCCTTCTCTGCGGCTGCATCTGTAATTGTAACCATTTAAAAAAATCCTCCTTATTTCCTGCCCCTCAAAAAACGGACATTCTTGAGACGCTGTTTCATTTCTTTTTAGAGTAAAGGAAATGCACCTGAAAAATCAAACTGCCTGAATCACCAGTAGGGGCGAACGGCCGTTCGCCCCTACTGCAAAATCGTTGTCACATTCCGGGCAGCATTGCCGAACCGCCGGTTTTCCTGTTAACATGTCAAATCGCAAAATTACTTAATTCATAGCTCCGAGGCAAGAGAAAAAGAGATAGGAAATGTGTCGATAAAAGCTGAAACGAACGTGCAAACACAGCCGCAAGCGATACAGATCCGCGATCTGCTTATCGGTCCGCCGCTTCTCCTTGCGCCGATGGCAGGCCTTACCCACAGCGCCATCCGGCGGATAATGATCGGCTTCGGCGGGGTCGGCCTTTTGTCGACCGAAATGCTCTCGGTTAAAAGCGTACCCGTGGAAAATCCCCGCATCTCTCCGTATCTGATCAGGACCGAAAGGGAAAGCCCGCTTTCCTATCAGCTCCTGACTTCCAATCACCAGGAGATAGGCCGGGCCATTGATGCCCTTCACAAATTAAAGGCTGACGCTGTTGATTTAAACATGGGCTGCCCATCTACAGCGGTCGGCAAGTTCGGCGCTGGCGTAATTCTGATGGAGCGGCCGGATGAGGCCCGCCGAATAGTGGCCGAGGCCAGAAAACGCACCGCCTTGCCCCTGAGTGTGAAGATCCGTCTGGGCAGAGAGGCCGACAGCGGGAAATTAAAGACGTTCTGCTCTATGCTCGAAGGTGAGGGCATTGATATGCTTACGGTGCATGCCCGGTTCAAGCATGAACCCTTTGCAAGAAATCCGCGGTGGGAGTATATAGCCGAAATAAAAGACTACATTAAGATACCCGTTATCGCCAATGGAGGAATTTTCTCGGTAGAGGATGCGGAAAAATGTCTGAGGGTATCACGAGCCGACGGATTGATGCTCGGACAGGGGGCGGTGATAAGGCCCTGGCTCTTCTCGGAAATTGCCGGGGCTGTATACGGCGTCGATATCCCGAAGCCGATTGTTTCGTTGCCCGATATTTACACGGCCTTTATCGAAGCCTTGAACGCCGATTATCGCCCGATATACCGCCTGGGCAGGCTGAAGGCATTTACCCACTACTTCGCCAGGAATTATAAATTCGGACACTCTCTGGCTTGCAAAGTCCAGTCAAGCAGCAGTATGGATGAAGCAAGGGAACGGGCCGGGACGTTCTTTGCGAACAGCAAAGAGTAGACCTGACACCACCCAAACCTTGGGTGGGTTACTCACTGATCTCATCCTTGTGCCTCAGATATAAGGCTTCGACTTTATTCCTGGCCCAGGGGGTCCTTCTCAAGAAGTGCAGACTGGATTTGATGCTCGGATCATTATTGAAACATCTGATGCGGATAAGTCTTCCCATTTTCTCCCAGCCAAGAAGTTCTACCAGCCGGGTCAGCATCATTTCTAAAGTGATGCCGTGAAGAGGATCGTTGGATTGTTGCTTAGTCATGTTTCAGCCCTAATAGATCATTTCAGTTTTCAATAACGTTTCTAAAAGTATACACTTAGCAGCTCTAAAATCTCGACGCGCATATGCCCAAGGGGAGATATAGGGCATCGATCGTAGACACCCCTCTGTGAAACGCTAAAATTAAAGACCTGAACCTCCAATACCTCGTATGTTATAATCAACCGTTATTACGGGGACTCAGGCTGTAGTTTTTTCTAAAAAGCCATTTGAACATTCAAGCGTTTAATATCTTTTTATGAATGGGGCATGCAAATGAAAAAAGCTGATGTTTCAAAAACGGGCTCGGTAGATGCAGTTTACTCAGGCATAAAGAAAATACTCGAAGAAGCACGCAGCACGGCATATCGGGCTGTAAACATTGCCATGGTTCAGGCGTACTGGAATATCGGCCGGGTAGTTGTAGAGGAAGAGCAGAAGGGGAAAACAAAGGCAGACTACGGGGAATACCTTATCAAGGAACTCGCGAAACGCCTGACAGTTGAGTTCGGAAAAGGCTTCACTGAGACTAATCTGCGTTATATGAGGCTTTTTTATCTTTTGTTTAAAATTGCTAACGCAGAGAGTTCATTATTTCCGCTGAAAGGAATTCATCACGCAGTGCGTGATGAATTGCCCGTTGTCAGGCCGGATCTGTCCTGACCCATTATCGGCTATTATTGAAGGTGGAGAACGAGAATGCCCGTAATTTTTATCTGAATGAAGCTATCGTATTAATAATAATGGGGCTCTGCCCCAAACCCCGGTTCATTTTCTTGCGCGGCCAAGAAAACGGAACCAAAAGAAGGCCGCCCGGTGATTGTTTTTTCACGGTATGCTTCATACCTGCCCGCTAAATTAAAAAAACTCGCTTCGCTCAAACAGTTTTTAATTCTTAACGCGTTCAGCCATGAACCATCCCTAAAACAATCGAAGGGGGATAAAGAAAAAAACAACTGCTCTGAAAAGAATGAGACGATAGTTAAGTACAGCGTGCTTAATGAAAACAAACAGATGTTCGCCTCCGGTACAAACTTTACCTGCCGACAGAAGAGGAACTGGCGAAAGAGTTACGGCATGAGATTGAGTTGATAAGGGGGGAGAAGAAATTAATGTGATTTTATTAACCGAGTTATTCACTTGAGTTGTTAAACTGTTCAAGCGGTTGAAACTTTTTCAGGAATGTATTTGATGCTATTTTTTATGATTCTGAAAATCGTATACCTGACTCCCGCCTTGCTACCGGCAGTACAATTTCAAGGGCAGCCCCCTTGTCTTTCTTTAAAATTGTCCTCGTTATAAACCTCTACACTACAAAGGCATATGGACTAGGCTTACATATTGAGATATTGAATTCAATTTTTAAGCCTGGCCCTGTTCTTCCCCCGTTGTAACCTCCTATAACCTCGTAGCCTACTAATATCGGGTATGCTTTTGCGTAGTGATCTACCTATCTACCAATGTCGCATATGTTTCGTAACTTTTTCAGGGTTACTTCCGATATTTTGTTCTTCCGAACTTCCGCGCTTCTATGCTATTGTACTGTTGTCAGGTTGTATATCGAAGAGCTGTCGTATTTCACGAGGGACAAATTGGGATAACGGCGTCAGATAGGTGCTTAAGGTATGTTAATGATATAAGGGGGGTGGTTATCAGTGGTCGACGAATATATTCTATCTTGGCTTCATATATCTGATATTCATTTTGGTCACGGTTTTGCATCCGATAAATGGGATCAAAAACTTGTCCT
This genomic interval carries:
- a CDS encoding menaquinone biosynthesis protein codes for the protein MKKLKLRIGRIPYANLFPIFYYLEKQCNHSAYRFVKGVPSKVNKMLREGKLDISPSSSIEYLRNKNKYLIVPYSSISSSGPIKSILLFSKYPLNELGGKAIALSSASETSTALLKIILKEFLSLKCKFKPTDHRSVKNILSTFSAVLHIGDTAMQEAKKTENRRQKTEDRKKKTNNSLASEVCLLGSEPLFIYDLGELWFKYTGLPFVFALWVVTKDAVEEKKELIKKLSSELRNAKKYAGKKFPLIAKDAPQNKWLTEKELIDYWKTISYDFTEKHLEGLRLFEKYALKLSGK
- a CDS encoding PAS domain S-box protein, whose product is MKLAHKLTIGFLAVALLIWTTGYLIIDISRKTLEELFVDNAESLSKEILSALEKEIYNKVEVFREYSRDIFVPRTLIKSNREFEKLGNIQQFLEQKNAEWKNTPENAETPFMRSLTENDLSEELKEKTEYYRERYGHNIFSEVFFTNKYGAVVAMTNRTEDYRQDDEEWWQAAKKNGLYVEDVKYDKSANDYCISVGLRIDDEDGNFLGAMKFLLSAKQITATLNNLKTYIQNEQDRHNVKVRLITHDKKLIYSSEKGDRLFQDFFHSFKPGLFQEIQKTRALSAEHDGRLSVYIQAQDYKDIKGLGWILITDYDAEEVFAPVIELRNKISFISLSITLFAVVLGVFMSSRITKSILKLRDTAIKFGKGEQDVKIDINSHDEIGELADAFNQMREDLKMTAMVRDKLTEDLQEGEERLRSVIETANDAIASFDSEGRVIFWNATAERIFGYTTDEAVGRHITGFMSKQFHDFCQKELAPAVVLENEDIIGKTVEITGQKKDGREFPAELSIAIWRKKGETFFTAIFRDITDRKHSEELIGLQLNRLNVLHSIEKAVNSSIDLHSTLDILTDQITTQLGIDAVSVLLLNKHTQSLDHVINKGFRSSALKHTHLRLGEGNAGRAAVEQRIIGIANLVQEPDGFVRSRLFPDEKFVSYFAVPLIAKGDVKGVLELFYRSQFDANPDWLDFLDTIADQAAIAIDHASLFNDLQHSRNELILAYDSTIVGWSTALDMRDKETEGHSLRVTDLTTRIAMEIGISGDELVHIRRGALLHDIGKMGIPDNILLKPGKLTDEEWVIMKRHPLYAYDMLSGTDYLRPALDIPLYHHEKWDGSGYPKGLEGKAIPLAARIFAVVDVWDALTSNRPYRPAWAKEKTLAYIRSQAGTHFDPEVVEVFMKMAYNNYPQEEPQLGPHDGLLPPASTKPSLSPSTI
- a CDS encoding iron-sulfur cluster assembly accessory protein, giving the protein MVTITDAAAEKAKEILITEGKATWGLKFFMAGSSCCGPSYGIDIVEAPESGDKVVEQNGLKIFMDAETYEKLEGMKFDYIVEGDKEGFVLAGGSKPSCGPSCGSSCG
- a CDS encoding tRNA-dihydrouridine synthase family protein, yielding MAGLTHSAIRRIMIGFGGVGLLSTEMLSVKSVPVENPRISPYLIRTERESPLSYQLLTSNHQEIGRAIDALHKLKADAVDLNMGCPSTAVGKFGAGVILMERPDEARRIVAEARKRTALPLSVKIRLGREADSGKLKTFCSMLEGEGIDMLTVHARFKHEPFARNPRWEYIAEIKDYIKIPVIANGGIFSVEDAEKCLRVSRADGLMLGQGAVIRPWLFSEIAGAVYGVDIPKPIVSLPDIYTAFIEALNADYRPIYRLGRLKAFTHYFARNYKFGHSLACKVQSSSSMDEARERAGTFFANSKE
- a CDS encoding DUF2132 domain-containing protein, which codes for MTKQQSNDPLHGITLEMMLTRLVELLGWEKMGRLIRIRCFNNDPSIKSSLHFLRRTPWARNKVEALYLRHKDEISE